GTTCGCCGTTTACATCCTGCTCACTCTCACTCTTGCTCACCAGCTCCACCTCTCCGggaccctcccccttccttttctcCCTTCTTGTCTGTATCTCATTCCCGCATCCTTCTACTTGTGCTGTACTTGATCGCTTTCTTTGTTCCAGCGTGGAGCTCCTTCCGTTGCCACTACCGGCTTTCTCTCGTGCTCGttcccctctttttctttccctctccaTTCTATTTCCCCCATACTtacacccacgcacgcacacgcacctctgCCCTGCCCTAGCCCTTACTTCTTTCTCAAACTATCCTTCATCGGCTTCTAGCGCGTCGCACCGAAGGGCAGAGGAGACGCAGGAACAAGCTAGTGGACGATCAGAAAGAGAGTggaaaccaaaaaaaagaggtgtAGAGGAGATAAAAAGGAGAAGTAAAACGGCTTCGAGCGCACGCTTCCTACACAAAACAAAATTTCACCAGATTGATTGGTGGCAGCGTGTGAGCGTATGAGagacagaggcagagaagcgtCAGTCTCTGTGTATCTAATTGTCTGGACTAGTGGCCATAGCTGAAGAAAGGCTCTCACTACGTGGCTCAAGGTTTggatgtgtatgtgtgggtaGGTGTTTCGATCAGTGAAAAGAACACgagcgaaacaaaaaaaagtcTATCGCACCCCCGAGCTCATTTATGCACCTGGATCTCCACCTTTCGCTCTCTCGACgctcaccatcaccaccacgaccacggccacgacgaccaccaccaccgccgtacATGTATGCTTGAACTTTTTCCTTACGGCCCATTTGCTCGCCAGCGCCTTTCTCTGAATgaattttttttctttgtttacTTTTGAGGCCTCCTCGAATGCTCTTAACCGGTCGATGTATTACTTTTTTtgtcgctcgctctctctctctcccccatcTACAGTCCTTCGGCATTcttcgttgtgtgtgtgtgtgtgtgtgcgcttcttttttctttcttttccgtgATTTTTTTTGGGGGAGACGTGAGGGGCCGCTCTGTTAGCGAAGCATGAGTaagaagaaaaacgaaggGGCAGGCAGCTAAGCTACTCCGCATGAAGGCACATGGAGTTGCGTGTAGGAGAAATATGTCTGCTTCTCCGCAAGCATTCGCTTTCCTGAAACCCTACGCTTTTTTGTGCTCTCTTACGCACGCACCATTCCCATTCTTATGAGTGTGTGGCCGGCGTCCCTGggctttcctttctctctcccgcacacacacacacaactgTTCCTCCAAACAGGcttcttctgttttttttttgtttcgtctTTGCGCCTTCCcactttccttctctctgtgcgtgagtgtgcgtgcgcaagTGCGGGCActtctcttgctctcccccccccacactATGTTCGACCTTCTTTTGTCGCTCACCACGTCTGCTGTTgcttcacctcctctctGTTCATTGGTTTTACCCTTCTGCGACACTTGCTCTGCGTTGCGttcacgtgtgtgtgtgcgcacacctCTCGGTGTCTCCGTCCTCTACTTTTGatctttgtttttttttcgatttCTTGGTTCCTTCCCGTCGTTCCCCTCGCCCCCACTTCCACTGTTCgactctctttctcttttttctgtATTGTACTTTTCCATGTCTGCCCTGCCAATCTCATTTTTCCTCgttttctcgctctctggtTTCATGTAATGCAAACTCGCGCGCGaacgcgtgtgtatgtgtgtgtgtgtgttgtttgTGCGCTCGCGGGTTTGTTTGCTCTTCAGCAGGTGCGTTCTGCTTGCCCTCGCAGCATGCCGTGCACATTATTAAAATTTAAAACACGGAAAAagaacaaaaaggaaaactTCAAAAGGTGCAGGCAAGTCAGAAGAAAACtggaagtgtgtgtgtgagagcaTTTTTCTTTCCGTGGCGTCGTCGCGGTGATAATTCTCTGAGAGCGTGTCTTTCAAGGGCACTGCCTCTTGGCTCTCTATGGCTGCACCTGAGCATACTGCTGTTCGTGAGCCGAGCCATAACATGCAATCTATTCACGGTTGCGGGAGCTGGTCTTCACGCGTATGTGTGCACAGGAGCAACTATGCCTGTCGTAGCGTTTTTTCCCCCTTCAAcccttccctttcccctccccgaCCGCTATTTCTCTTGCTCACCGAAACGTGATTATCGCATGTTTTTTGTTGGTGCGTGAACACCGGCTTttaccaccaccgccaccaccccggCATCCTTCATACTCTCATGCCGCTGTCTCACAGCCGATACGCGCATTCCGCTCGTCGATGTGCCTCTCAAACTGGAGCCGCATTTCCCATCTTTTTCACCGACACCACTACCCTTTCACGCACCCGTATGCGGTCGCTTCTTTCAAGGACAAACTTTCTGTCTTCCCCCCCCGCCAACTCTACCGCTCACCCTTGCAGAGCACTGCTGGCGAAGTTCCGATTCGGCTGCATGCCCATTCTAGGATCTCTATGGCGAACCCTCACACACCAACAAGTAGAGAGCGCGCGGTGGCATTCCTTTATTCTCCCTTGTGGATtctcttctgtttttttttttttgcctcgCCCGCCTCCCCGCTGCTTCTCTGACTACAGATGGCAGATAGCACAAAAATGAAAGAAAACAATGTGCATCCGTGACAGCGACGTGCCTACGTAatcctttcttttttgttttggggGAGCTCGCTTGCGGCACACAATCCAGGCTCTACCATGCCTTTCAGCTCCTACCTGCCCAGCGTTTGCCGTTCCGCACCCCTCCTCGTTACCCCTCCAGGAGAACAGTGGAAGCGACCAGGTGCACACGCtcacgaaaaggaaaaaaaaaagaacacaGAGACGCTCACGCTTCGTGTGAGTGGCATCGTGCAGAATAGACGGAGAGGAAGGAAGcgaggaaaaagaaggcaaACCACCTTGCTTCCCCACCACTCCTCTGACGACCATTTCGAGGAGAGTTCGACGCGGTCACTCTCCCAActcacacacagaaagagcgGCCCATGAGCTTTGAGGCGCCCTGTCCCCCGTCTTttctccaccaccaccacccgcccctccccttcccttcacTTTGCTCTGTTTTGTTGTGGTtgccatttttttttgttcacTAGTACCTCCTTTGCCCTCTTGCTTGACGTAACCTCCATCTCACAGCTGCCgaggaaagcgagagagaagagagccCGAGCacacgagaaaaaaaaaggcggcgctgctACACCCGAAGCCGCTTCGCGCTGCTCCTTCCTTGGGCCTCTTCCGGGGCGATGCGCAGCAAAGACACTGGCACACAAGGAAACGTGCTTAGCAAGCATTTGCATTCACACCTACATATGGAGCGGGTCAAAGTCAGACTAGCAGCTCGAGTGGCGGGTGCTAAAAATAAATAATAATACACTCCTATTAACCAGCGAATATGTAGCGATGGCaatctctccctctcttttctccttttACATGAGAGCGTCGGACTGTGAAGTTCTCACGCAGGGAAAAGGCAAAGGAAGGGGGAGTTACCAGAGTTCGAGAAAAGAGTGCAGGTGGAAGCAGGCAAGCTAACGAAAAAGCGACCAGAAGCGACTTTCAACGCTGCTGTCGACCGCAACACTCCGCCCCCGCTTTCATCCTTCTTTTACGAGCGTTCTGCATCCGTGTTTGCTTCCGTGTGTCTTCGTCTGTGCATTTTCTTTTCTTGCTTTTGCGACTGCTTTGTCCCTCGACCGCTATatgatctctctctctctctgtcctccATGAGCCCTCGCGATCCTCGTACGGTTGCTTGAGAGACtccgtgtttgtgtgtgtgtacgtgggtagtcttctttttctgctcaaggaagcggcgcagcttgGGATGAGTTTTTCACTCGAATCGCTCCCTGCTGTGCTCCTTCCCCTTGCTTCTGTAGTGGCGCATAGGCTGCCTTTTGTGAATTGCTGGCTCACGCTCACGCGATAGCACGTTCACATGCTTTCCCCCatcatacacacacacacacaaacccTCCCCTTGCTGGACTTATTACACTCGCTCCTGCGaatgtgtgtggggggagggagggtgttTGAAGGTCTTTATGAgtctcttttcttctctgcaTACACTCGATAAAACAAGGTACGGATGGCAAGAAATGAACAAAAAACAAAATGCTAAAGAGCAACCAGAGAATTAGAGCGTGGCATGCCCGCTGCGTAGATCCGTGCAGCAGTGAACGTGTTGCATCTTGCTCCACAGGCCCGGCTATCCGGACATGGACTGCCTATAGCCTCACGCCACCCCCTTGCCAAGGAGAACTACCACGCACTTACCCCATTCGATGTGTCTGTGCTCATGGTTTTCCGCCCTGCTTGCAGAGCATCTACGCTTGCTGCAAAGAAACAACGTGACACGTATAACCATCTGGAGAATACACTTCTCACACGCAACACGGAACTGCCGCTAGTCCCCTCTCTGCTCAACACATGAACTCTCTTTTCACGTTCCGCCTCcgtccttccctccttctgcCTTCTGGTTCGCTGGTGTCCGCGATCGGCGTACCGTCTTCGTTTTTTCGGTCACCCTCATCCCAACGATTGCTCCCACTCTTTCTTCGCCGCGGGTCTGCTGCTTGATTCGAAACCTCCACCGCCGGGAACCAGCTCTTCCCGCTTTCTCCGTTTTCGCGAACTGCCTTTTCTACCCCCTCCTGAGGGAGAACTCATTCCACATCACTGTCTCCTTGTGTTTCTGCGTTCTCTACCCATCACTCAGCTGTGTGCCCGGTGCGCCTCTTTCGGTTTTGCAATCGGCTatctctttccctctcccaTTCGGGTTCATTTCCCTCGGCGCTTCCTTTTCGTGGTCGTACGCCTCTCCACCTGAGTGCTGCccttgtcgtcgtcgtcgtgtgtgtgtgtgtgtgtgtgttctgtTATTGTGCAAGCGTGGTGAGCGCCGATTATTTCCTCttcctgctcttcctctttccctcctttctctttttctgaAATCGTCTTTTTGGTCTAATACGCCGTGTTTCTGGGGCCCGCCTGcccgccctccgcccctctcgttctctctgcTTCCAGtcctttctcctccctcctgaTTATTTCCCTCGACAACCGTGTGAGTTCGCGCGTGTGAGCGAGTCTGTTCATAGAAAAACTGTCACcagtgctgctcttcctgctctcgctctctttgttttcttttttgttgtttctcTCGAAGTCGCTAATAGCCTGGTCGCCCATACAactccagctgcagcacttCCCTCTCTTAGGAGGGGTCGCTTGACAAATCGCGCCCTTCTCGGTACTttggcaccgcagcacctctcAACCTCCGTGTCATCGTCgggtgtgtttgcgtgtgttgTTGTCTCCCTCGTGCTTCACCTGCATACGACAGTCAAAAAGAGGCATAtcttctcgcttctctctttttctttatATTCCAGCCGGTCTGATTTTCcgttcctccctccccaatccccccctccccacttaCTCTCCTGGTTTGATTGCGgcctctgcttctctttccgtgctgtgtgcgtgtgcgtgtgtgcggttGCGTTTTCTAAAACACCTTCTCCATCATCCATCTCGGAAGCAAGAACCGAACAAAAGCGGAAGCGGCAGTGCGCCTTACTTTTCCTTTGCTTTTTCGCTTGTTCTGATTCGGCTTGTTACTGTAGTGGTGGTTTGGTTTAGTTTGGTTTTGGCGGGTGTACTCTATCAGTTCCACGTTGTGTAAGCAACGCCAAGCACACCAACTTCGCATTTGTGAGCTCGTCTGCGTCGGATAAAGAGGTTCCGCCTGtttttctcttgctgctATCACTCATTCTTTATTTcgctgcctccctctgctcgctgcttctcttttccttcttgGTCGATCAGAGCCGTTTCGCGTTGTCTCTTTTCGGTGCTCCTCCTGCGGTTCTCATCTtccggcgtgtgtgtgtgtgtgtgtgtgtgtgtgtgtgtttatgtttttcgtttttgtttttgctgcAGCCCGGCTCACTCTTCTCTCTTATCAGTActcgcacctcctccgcgacAGCTGGTGCACCTTTGTTTTCatagtttttttttcttatCTACGTGCTTGGCCAGTAAGACCGCGCTCTAGGCACTCACACGCTTACTCCCGCtctgtttgtttgtttgcgAGCCATCTTCTCGTCAACTCTCCCTGGCTCCCTTCCCCTGCTCGTGACGTCCTCGACGTCGTTTCTCTTTGCCCCAGTTTTCAGCCATCTCCGCCTCGTTCCCGTTTGTGCCCTCCTGCCCACACCCAGCTAGACACCATAAGGGAGCGAATTTCCTCTTTTGTGGGCCTTGCTCTCTGCGTGCTCGTGCCTTATCCCCGCGCCGTTCCCTCTTGCTCGCGCTCCGTCTTTGGACCTCCACACACTCAAACGAGAGCCACAGCCGCCTCtagtgcccctccccctcctctctctccctatcCTTGCTCGTTTACTCCCCATGACAgtcaacaacagcaacaacaacggcgaGAGGCTGGGCAGTGGCACGGCTCGCCTGTTCGTTGGTCAGCTGAACTTTGACGCCACCGAGCATGATCTCCGCCAGATCTTCTCCTTTTATGGCCACGTCATTCACACGAatgtgctgcgcgatgcggACGGCAagagcaccggcagcggcttcgtCACGTTCCGCGTCACAGACGAGGCGGACTTCGCTATCATGTCCATGCACGATCGCTACAACATGGGCCGGGAGAAGCCGCTGCAAGTCTCctactgccgccgcagcgagcgcatCTCGCCTTTTGGGTACGAACACGCAATGAAACTGCGGGAGAAGAACACCACGAacccgccaccaccgcagccgacGTCATCGTGAGCGCAGAACGCGTGCGAAAACTATGTGAAACCGAAAGAATAGCGAGAAAGGCGAAAGGGCAGGTGAGCGGGTGCggctgaaaaaaaaaaaagagaaacgcAGATAGCGTGCCAAAGCACCCGCTGCGCTCGCAAAGCCGTCAAGGCAAGGATTGAGAATCTCGCGCTCGTGCAAGCGCTTCCAGCAGATGTGACGTCTTGCCGTGTGCCTTTCTATGTGCACCTCCGGGTCGGCTGCTGAACGGAAACGCGTCTAGAGAGAGCAGATCCCAAGTACTCTGTGTCCTTCACGTCTTCTCGAGAACATGTGCGAgggccacgcgcacgcacaagcacacataTTCAGATGGAAGCCCTGTAGCAcagaaagaagagaaaaTGAAGCCAAGCTGCGCATCAACAGCCATGGAGAAGACCGCGTTGGCAGAAgtgctgctcgtgtgtgtatgtgtgtgtgagggaaGTGAGCACTTTCAGCCCCTCTCTAGGCCCCACCGTAATAAACTATTGCGCCTCCTCATCTCTCTTCATTCTCTGCAGCTATCTcgctttcctctcttctcttttctgtgCTTCATTGCCTCAGTCAGAGCTTGTgtgtccccctccccctctgtccCCCTTTCCGTCATTCACGTCCATCGCTCGTATTTTCTTTCGTTGCTCTCGCTCATctgcgtggtggtggtgcgcttAGTGACCCTCGTGTTTGCCtcctttcgttttgttttgtttttggtgTCCACTTTTCATGGAAGGTCACGAGAGTTAAGGCACTGCATCCACATGCACGCCCTCGCAATGCAGCACGTGGGACTGAGCGAGTGAGAgtttcctttttgttgtttttcgatgcgtgtgccggtgtgtaTTCGACGTCTTGAAGATATAGGGGGTTAGGATTACTTTTTTCCTCGTCTGCACAGCCAGCGTACAAGGCAGGGAGGCTGACGTTAGCCTTTTActgtgtgtgagcgtgtgagtgtgtaaCCCCATGCAGGACCAAAACAGAAAacatcc
This genomic stretch from Leishmania infantum JPCM5 genome chromosome 33 harbors:
- a CDS encoding putative RNA-binding protein, with protein sequence MTVNNSNNNGERLGSGTARLFVGQLNFDATEHDLRQIFSFYGHVIHTNVLRDADGKSTGSGFVTFRVTDEADFAIMSMHDRYNMGREKPLQVSYCRRSERISPFGYEHAMKLREKNTTNPPPPQPTSS